In the Ferrimicrobium sp. genome, CATGATCGAGCCCAAAGCGCTTGGCAAGACGACGAGACCACGCCCGCTCCTCACCGGTGGGCCGGTGGCCAGGACGCGGAACCACATCAGAGAGCCCGTTGAAGATCTCGTACCCATTTGGAGAGATCAGCTTCACCCCGACGAGGACATCCTCGTCAGGGAACGCGAGCAGTGCCCTCGAGTAGGCCTCGTGCATCAGCGCCGCTAGTAGCTCGCGCTCACGGTCTTTGGGCTGTGTGACGATCAGGTTGATCAGGATGCACGGGGTTCCCCCGATGCGCTCGAGTGTGAACATCATCCCCCCGAGGAGTGAGTCCCCCTCGCGTGCGAGTGACGATAGCACCCATTCCTCCCGTTGTTTGGAGAGGAATCCAGCGCTAAAGGCTGCACCCTGCAGATCACTGACGGCTGCAAACTCTTCGAGTTCAGCATCGTCGAGTGCGTCACAATCCTTTGTAGTCAGTTCGATTGCCATCAAACACGCTCCCTTTGGATCGGCTGATTGTCCAGTCTAGTGGCTCCAACCGAGGTCATGGCCTTGCCGCGCCAATCGTCAAGCTCAAGCCCTACACTCGATAGGGAAAAATCCGCGAAGATCAGGAAGGGACGATACCAGTGGCCGACGGGCTGACTCACCTTGGAGCTTCAACCAACTACCGATATGACGACCCGACGCCAGAGGAGCTCGAGACCTTTCCGAACCCTCACCCGGGGGTCGACTTTGTCATCCGCCTTATCGCCACCGAGTTCACGAGCCTCTGCCCGATCACTGGCCAACCAGACTATGGATCGCTCATCATCGACTACATCCCCGACGCTCGATGCGTCGAGAGCAAGAGTTTGAAGCTTTATCTCGTGAGCTATCGTAATCACGGTTCGTTCCACGAATCCTGCGTCAATACCATCGCTGATGACCTGGCCAACCTGTTGGCGCCGAAGTTCCTCCGGGTCTTTGGCGATTTCAACCCTCGTGGGGGTATCGCCATCAAGCCGATGGTCGAGCGTTTGGGACCGACCATGGATCGAGCCACGGCCATCGGGTTGATCGAGAGCTATCTCCAGGTCGCCAACCCCCGATGAGGTCCATCAGCCGGGGCGCCTGGGTGGCGCTGGCCGTCTACATCGGTGCCATCGTCGGATCGAACTGGATGATCGCCCACATCGGCACGCCTATCCCTGGCGCCCACGTGCTACCTGTTGGCTTTGGACTCTCGGCACCGTCGGGGGTCTATCTCGCCGCCGTGGCCTTCGTCGCCCGAGACTACGTGCAACGACTCGCCGGTGCACGAGCCGGCCTCGTAGCAATCGTCATCGGTGCCATCGTCTCCGCACTGGTCTCGACACCACAACTCGCCATCGCCTCTGGCGTGACCTTCATGCTCTCGGAGTCCACCGACTTTGCCATCTTCACCCCGCTGCAGCGGTGGAACCTCACCGCCTCGGTGCTCATCGCCGGTCTGTTCGCTGAGTTCGTCGACTCCATCGTCTTCTTGTCGTTGGCCGGGATCCCGCTCGGCGTGGCACTCGAGGGGCAACTCGTCGGCAAGCTCTGGGTGATCCTGGCCGGAACCGCCGTCACCTGGTACCTTCGACGCCGACCATCACTCGCGCTCACACCACGGATCAAGCAGCTCGATCCGAGCTAGCCCCCCAGTACCCAGGTACTAGACTTAAGCCCTGGTGAAGACAAGTACGCAGGGGTTTGTAGCGCTGTCACTCGCATCAGCGATCTGGGGTGGGATGTATGTCGCCACCGATAGCCTCATGCGCACCATGGCGCCATTGGTGGTGCTTGAGTTTCGTGAAGGGATCTCGGCCCTCATTCTCTTGGTGATCGCCAGTCGTCGGCATCAACTCCGCATCGAACGCGGTGACTATGTGCCGATGCTCGGCGTCGGTGTCATTGGTTTTACCGTCTCCATCGGCTTTCAGCTGTACGGGACCCACGCGGCTGGCGCCGCTCTTGGCTCACTGGTCACCGCATCGTCGCCGATCCTGATCGCGCTCCTTGGCGCCATGGTCTTCAAGGAGCATGTCCCGACGCGGAGATGGATCGCCATCGGGATGGCCTTTGTCGGTGTCATCGTGATCGTGGGGACACCCGCTCCTGGCAAGCAGACCTCCCTTGGCGTTGTCCTGCTCCTGGTAGCTGCGGTGTGCTGGTCGCTCTATACCATTGGATCGACCTCGCTGTTGACTCGTTACTCAACCTTGACGGTGGTGACGGTCGCGTGTACGGTTGGTGCTGTCACCTCGCTGCCCTTTGCCACCGTTGCCTACCTGCACGCTCGTCACCCGTTGCCCGTGGGCATCGCCGGATGGGGCGAGATCCTCTACATCAGCGTGATCGGCATGGCACTGGCGTTCTTTCTCTGGGTATGGGGCTTTCAGCACGTCAGCGCGTCTCGCGGCGGCGTCCTCCTCCTCTTTCAGCCAGTCGTCGGCATCATTCTCGGAGTCCTCCTGCTCGGCGAGTCGGTTTCCGTTGGAACACTCATTGGCGCCGTCTTGGTCTGCGTCGGGGTCACTTTGACCGTCATCGAACGCAAACCTCCCTTGACCCTCGAGCCGACCCCCTGATGGAGCCCAGTGCCACCACCGCCAACCCACCGACCCGTCAACCTCAACAGCAAACTGTTCGTGACACAAGGTAACGGACATAGGCTATCGTCACGAAAACCCAGCGCGAGGCCAGGATCCACAGGTCGCGAAGCGATGACCGATGAGATCGAGCCAATCGTGCGCCCGGACGCGCCGACCGACACCGTCAAGCTCTCATCCTCGCCTTCGCCACCAGGGGCGCCCATGCCCACAGGCTTGGTGTTGGCTGATGGGCGACAGGTCAACGATGGGCCGCTTGGGGGTCTCTCGGTCCATGTGACACGCAACCGAACTTCGTCAGGGCTCTCGATGATGGTGCTGACACCGGTGAGCCATCACCCATCGTGGGCGAAGGTCAACTGCCACCATATCACACTTGCACCAGTGCTGGATAGAGCCGAGCCGGTCGCACCCATGAGAGCCCATTGCACCGCTCATTCGGTCATGGCTCATTCCGTCATGGCTCATTCCGTCACGGCCCACTCCATGACGCACCAGATCATCCACATTCCGATAGCCACAATGACGCGATGCCCGACACCACAGCGCTAGACCGGGAGACATCTACACCAGGCCCGCCAAGCGTCACCTTGACACAAACACCGGGCCGAAGACTCGGGCCACTCCGTGTCGACCTCCGAAACGCTGGCATCGTCACCATTGCCGGCAACCTACCGGATCGATTCACAACAGTCAATCCACGTCGCTATCAGACCCTGATTGCCACCGGGATCGTCACGATCAGTGCACCGTCGATGCGCTCACCCACCGTCTCGGTTGTCATCCCTGTACACGACCCGCCAGCAACATTCGCCAACCTGGTCGCCGAACTTAAACAACGCCGTTGGGTCAGTGAGGTCATCGTCGTTGACGATGCCTCGAAAGAGCCAGTCAACCTCGACAACATCACGGTGATCCGCAACGCGACCCCGTTGGGTCCGGGAGCCTCACGCAATCTTGGAGCAAATGCGAGCCAGGGCGAGCTCCTTCTCTTCGTCGACGCCGACATCCTGACGGTGGACCCCACTATGGGCGACGCCCTTAAGCTCCTCCTTCACCCCGATATTGGGGCGCTCGCCCCACGTATCGTCGAGGCAAGGCATGGCTCCCCCCTCGATTTGGGTCCCCACCCAACCCTCGTCGACCATCGACACCTCAACCACCTCCCAGCTGCCGTCCTTGCCGTCGCGAGGAGGAGCTTTCTCACAGCTGGAGGCTTCTCAGAAGAGCTACGTCTGGGAGAGGATGTCGCGCTCGTCGCCCGTATCGCGGTCCATGACGAGATGGCGCTCTACCTTCCGAGCGTCACGGCCACCCACGCACCCCAGTCCTGCCTCACTCGCCGAGCCAAAAATGCTAAGTATGGATACTCGATCGGAGCACTTCGCAAGGCGACAGACCTGGTGCTCATGCCGACGATCACGAGCGTTCCGTTCATCGGGATAACGCTTTCGGCACCACTCGCCTGGGCCATCACCACGACCCTCACGCATCTGTCCAAGGTCCATGGTCCCCTCACCCTCGCCGAGCGCATCAAACTCGCCACCGTTGTGCTCGATACCCAGCTCGATAACAACGCCGAACTCATCGTGCGCCAGCTTGGACTACCAATCGCCATTGGAGCGCTCGGCTCAAAGCGACTCCGCCGAGCTCTCA is a window encoding:
- a CDS encoding DMT family transporter; its protein translation is MKTSTQGFVALSLASAIWGGMYVATDSLMRTMAPLVVLEFREGISALILLVIASRRHQLRIERGDYVPMLGVGVIGFTVSIGFQLYGTHAAGAALGSLVTASSPILIALLGAMVFKEHVPTRRWIAIGMAFVGVIVIVGTPAPGKQTSLGVVLLLVAAVCWSLYTIGSTSLLTRYSTLTVVTVACTVGAVTSLPFATVAYLHARHPLPVGIAGWGEILYISVIGMALAFFLWVWGFQHVSASRGGVLLLFQPVVGIILGVLLLGESVSVGTLIGAVLVCVGVTLTVIERKPPLTLEPTP
- a CDS encoding glycosyltransferase produces the protein MPDTTALDRETSTPGPPSVTLTQTPGRRLGPLRVDLRNAGIVTIAGNLPDRFTTVNPRRYQTLIATGIVTISAPSMRSPTVSVVIPVHDPPATFANLVAELKQRRWVSEVIVVDDASKEPVNLDNITVIRNATPLGPGASRNLGANASQGELLLFVDADILTVDPTMGDALKLLLHPDIGALAPRIVEARHGSPLDLGPHPTLVDHRHLNHLPAAVLAVARRSFLTAGGFSEELRLGEDVALVARIAVHDEMALYLPSVTATHAPQSCLTRRAKNAKYGYSIGALRKATDLVLMPTITSVPFIGITLSAPLAWAITTTLTHLSKVHGPLTLAERIKLATVVLDTQLDNNAELIVRQLGLPIAIGALGSKRLRRALILAIAIRAAHQGLSKALDDLAYSAGMWLSLVLEA